The bacterium 336/3 genomic sequence AAGATGCAACATTTTTTTCATCCACTAATCAAGGTACAAGTTGGACAAAACAAACAAGTGCAGGACTTCCAAATACCATGATTCCATGGGATATTAAAACTTCAAATACAAATGCAGATAAAGTATTTATTTGTGGTACAGGTTTTTCAAATTCGGGAGTTTATCAGTCGGATAATGGTGGTATTACATTTACAGCATTAAGTGGTAGTATTCCTTTAGCTACTTTTTATGAAGTAGCTCTATCAGATGATGAACAATTTTTATTTGCAGCGACTTCTGAAGGACCTTATGTTTATGCATTTAGTACTGCTACTTGGTATAATTTATTTAATGCAGAAACTCCTTATGTTGATTTTAATTCAGTTGATAATATTGGGAGTAATATTATTCGCTTTGGAACTTATGGTAGAGGGATTTGGGATTTCGAACTAGATAATACCCCTTTACCTTTTGAATTAGTCTATTTCAAGGCAAAAGCATTAGAAAGATTTCAAACACAAATAGAGTGGGTAATTGCTAATGAGATACATGTACAATCATATGTTGTAGAGCATAGTTTAAATGGGAAAGATTTTGATGCAATAGATATAGTTTTGGCTAAAAGAAATAGTTCAAGTGAATTGTACTATTCATTTATACATACACCTAAATCTAATACTAACTCCAACTACTATCGGCTGAAAATGATTCATACCAATGGAAAAGTAAATTACTCATCCATACAGTCTGTGAATTTTGAGGAAAATAAAGATATTTTTAAAGTGTATCCAAACCCTGTTGCTCAAAATGACAGAATTTTTGTTGAATCCTACATCAACGAACCATTTACAATAAGCTTCTATGATATAGAGGGGCGTTTGGTACTCACACAAAAGATGAATGAATCATCACAAATAATAGCAAACTTTCCAAAAGGAACATATATTTACAGATTATATACAACTCATATACAAAGTATTGGAAAAATAATAGTTCAGTAAAGAAATCTATTATTCACCTGATTCAAACGATGTGTTGAAAAGAGAGAATACAAACATTAAATTCTTCTTTACAGAATGATAGAAAATAATAAAAGGCAGAAACAAGCAAAATTATTACGAATATTTAGAAAGATTCATAGAACAACAGGTATATTATTGTTTGTTTTCTTCTTCTTTATATCCATTACTGGACTTTTATTAGGCTGGAAAAAACATAGTGGTGAATTATTACTTCCAAAATCTTATAAAGGAACTTCGACTAATTTTAAAGATTGGTTACCAATAGATAGCTTACATTTAATTGCTTGCAGAGTACTGCATGACTCTGTTTCAACAAAGCTATCATCTGAACTTGATAGAATAGACATCCGAAAGGATAAGGGAATGGTGAAGTTCATTTTTGCTAATCACTTTTGGGGGATTCAACTTGATGGTGCAACAGGAAAAGTTCTACATATTGGGCGAAGACATTCTGACTTCATTGAAAATATACATGATGGCTCCATTCTTGATTATTATTTAGGAACAACTGGACAAATTAAATTAGTTTATACAAGTATTATGGGGCTTGCACTTTTAATATTCGTTATAACTGGTTTCTGGCTTTGGTATGGACCTAAACAAATGCGAAAAAAACAGTAAAATAGAACGTTGTATTGTACTAAAAATATTGACACTAAACCAGACACAATATACTGATATTTAAAAATTAGATTGTTTATTATCAGCGTATTGTGTTTTGTCGAACTGGAGTGGAAGACTCTCAAACCTAATATACTTTAGTAGCGTATGG encodes the following:
- a CDS encoding DNA mismatch repair protein, which translates into the protein MIENNKRQKQAKLLRIFRKIHRTTGILLFVFFFFISITGLLLGWKKHSGELLLPKSYKGTSTNFKDWLPIDSLHLIACRVLHDSVSTKLSSELDRIDIRKDKGMVKFIFANHFWGIQLDGATGKVLHIGRRHSDFIENIHDGSILDYYLGTTGQIKLVYTSIMGLALLIFVITGFWLWYGPKQMRKKQ